The Virgibacillus sp. SK37 region GCTGCACGCTTACGAATGGGTACCGTGTGGATCAATGACTTCCATCCTTATTTCGCCCAAGCACCGTGGGGCGGTTATAAGCAATCAGGCATCGGCCGTGAGCTTGGCCGTGAAGGCATGGAGGAATATACCGAGGTAAAACACATTTATCGCAATACACAGCCGGAACCTGTTCAATGGTTTAACTAAGATTTTGGTAGAATAATCGCTCTAACTCTTCTTACTTAGGAAGGTGTAGAGCTATATAGAGTATTTCCGCTATACGTCTTGGCGGATTCCCAGAACGGAAAGGTGTACCATGATTTTACATTGTAAAGACATTATGGTGCATTACTTTTGGCCAAATCGTTAAAAAAATATTTAATAAATAAAATAAACTTAATAAAAATATAAAGTGAAGATAACGTTTGTTAGATTGCTGAATTCTACTTAACTATCTTCAAGGAGGTATATCACATGAACCAAACATATGATTACGTAATTATTGGCGGTGGCAGTGCAGGTTCTGTACTCGGGAACCGTCTAAGTGCAGATAAGAATAATAGTGTGCTTGTTTTGGAAGCAGGGCGAAATGATTACTTTTGGGATCTATTTATCCAAATGCCTGCAGCTTTAATGTTCCCATCAGGCAATCGCTTTTATGACTGGATCTATTCTACAGATCCGGAGCCCTATATGGATGGACGGCGTGTTGCCCATGCAAGAGGCAAGGTGCTTGGAGGATCAAGCTCCATCAATGGTATGATCTATCAACGTGGAAATCCGTTGGACTATGAGAAATGGGGTTCTGAACCAGGGATGGAAAATTGGGATTTTGCCCATTGCCTTCCGTATTTTAAACGTCTGGAGGCAGCCTTTGGAGCCGACTCTACGGATGAATACCGCGGGCATCATGGTCCAATAAAATTAAAGCGCGGGCCGGCAAAAAATCCTTTATTCCAAGCCTTTTTTGAAGCGGGTGTAGAAGCTGGTTATGCAAGAACACCTGATGTAAATGGTTTCCGTCAAGAAGGCTTTGGTCCATTCGACAGTCAAGTGCACAATGGCAGACGGGTTTCGGCTTCACGGGCATATTTGCGCCCAGCGATGCGCCGCAAAAACCTTACTGTAGAGACACGTGCGTTTGTTACAAGTATCAATTTCGATGGCACCAAAGCGCAAGGAGTAACATACCAAAGGAACGGAAAAACCTATCATGTTAACGCAGGGGAAGTCATTCTTTCCGGTGGCGCATTCAACACGCCACAGCTATTACAATTGTCCGGTGTAGGAGACGCTGATCATTTACGCTCATTAGGCATCGACCCGATTCTTCACTTGCCTGGAGTAGGGGAAAACCTGGAGGATCATCTTGAGGTATATATCCAGCATGCATGCCCACAGCCAGTTTCCATGCAACCAAGCTTAAATAAAGCTAAAATGCCTTGGATTGGCTTGCAATGGTTACTCGGACGTACTGGACCAGCATCCTCCAATCATTTTGAAGGTGGCGCATTTGTCCGTTCAAATGATGAAGTGGACTATCCGAACCTCATGTTCCACTTCCTGCCACTAGCAGTGCGTTATGATGGGCAAAAAGCAGAGACGGAACACGGCTTCCAGGTACATGTTGGACCAATGTATTCCAACTCCAGAGGAAGCCTGAAGATCCGTTCCCGTAATCCTTTTGAGCATCCAAGTATTGTATGTAACTATTTATCTACTGAAGAGGATCGTCGCGAGTGGGTGGAAGCAATACGCGTTGCACGAGACATTCTCTCCCAACCGGCATTGAAACCTTACACGACTGGCGAGATCTCACCCGGGCCTTCTGTCCAAACAGATGAGGAAATTCTGGAGTGGGTCAAAAAAGACGGGGAAACAGCACTTCATCCATCATGCACGGCCAAAATGGGCCCAGCCTCTGACCCGATGGCTGTCGTAGACCCAAATACCATGAAAGTTCATGGCCTGGACAATGTCCGAGTAGTAGATGCATCCGCCATGCCAACTACAACCAACGGAAATATCCATGCACCGGTATTGATGCTGGCAGAAAAAGCAGCAGATATTATCCTTGGACGCGAACCGATGAAACCGGAGTATAAAGATTACTATCGTCATGGCATTCATCCAGAAGATGCAGGGACGATTGAGGGGTAAGTTGGTGATGAGTTTATGGAGAAATGGAAGGAGACCGTTCTTGTTATGGGAGCGGTCTTTTTGTTTATTTGTAGGGAAGGAGATTAGACCCTTATCTTAGTAACTTCCGTTTATTATTATTTGTGATACGGTTCTCCGTAACGTTGGTTAGGGTAAAATAACATATTAAAAAGGGTAGCTTTATAGGAACAATTGCTACCCTAAATCTACTTAATAAATCGAGCGTTTACTTTCATGCACAATAACTTTACTACAAATGTATTTAACAAATTCCATATCTAGTTTCAGCAAACGTTTCATTAAAATTGCTAATCATTTATTATTTGAACAATGAATCAGTAAGTGAACTCAGTGAATTCTTCTGTATCTTCGGTGTGTTCTCAGATAATTTTTTTGCTATTTCATAATTTAAATCCTCACGCTTATCAAAAGCTTCATTAATGAATTTATCTGGGTCTTCCATAAAAGTAGAAAACTTTGTTAAGCTACAATAAAGTTGCGAATCATTGTAATGACATGGAGTATCCTCTAAATCTTTGTTTCTACCTATTTCTCTATTTTTAAAAATTAACTCAGGCAAATAGTGAATATGATTACGGGGCACTCTAACTTTACAATCACATCCAACACCGCTGCAGGTACCATCAATATATATATTGTCGTAAAGATTATCTGTAGCGACAGCTAATAAACCATTAGGGTTACTGCCCCAAAGAGATGCTTGAATTTCAGAGTTAATAAAGGGTCTTTGAGCAGTTTCCTCACCTATAATTACTAATGTAACAGTAGAATCCTTTAGATAATCATCTCTAATTTTTCTCATAATAGACTCTTCAGGTAAACTAGTATCTATATCTCCTTCATGAACAGAGGTGTCTATAAAATCTTCTCCGCCAAATTTCTCAATTATTTGGTCTTTCTCATTCTGTTCATTCTCATGATGGTAGCTAATGAATGTTTTGTGTTTAACCATATTATTCATCCTCCCATTTATTAATATCAACTTTTAATGTAGAATTAACTTCTTCTCGAAAAAAGGCATTTACTGATTCAAATCCTTTCAAGATTTCATCATAATCATAATAATATGTTTGTAATTCTCCAATTCTCATCATGTGTGGATTTTTATTTAATTCTTTTTCATTTCCATCCTCAAAAATGGTAATTTTATTCTCATCAATGGTGTTCTTATACCACCTACGATAATTGTTTTGATAAGTCGTTAAGAACAAATTTAACTTTGCAATAATTTTCGCACTTAAATCATATAGCTTCTTCTGCTCATCCTTTTTCAGGTCTAAAATCATCATCTCCTTCTTAAAGAATTGATACGTTTCAAAATATGAATCCAATGTTTCATTAAAGTTGTCTAGCTCCTTATCAACTTTATACAATGTCCTTTTAGTTTCTAAAAACGTTTGGACACTGTTCAAAAATATCCTGTCTGGTTGCTTGAACAATAAGTTAATGCCACCAATATTCATACGTTCAAGCTGTACGTGTAAATGTCTTGTAATCAAGGCTGATATTATTAGAGAAAGCAATAAGAATGGTATTAACAAAGTAATTAATGCTGTAATAATCAACTGTAATTTTGTTAAATAAGGTACTTCTTGTGGTATGAAAATTGGAACTGAGAAAGTCAATACCACCATTACTAAGAACACAGTGATAAATAGCTTCTTCATACTTATTCTCCTATTAATAGATTAGACTCTATAATTGTATATTCGACAAATAACACAATAATTCCTTTATTATACAAAATATAACTAAAAGGCAGGAGCAAATTTTAGGTCCTACCTATAGTTAATGATGTAGTAATATTCTCATTTAATATCGAAATAATCATTTTGAAATAGAATATGCTGCTGTTCCATTTCTTCTTTACTCAGGCTTTAAACCCGTATCAACAATATCACTATAATAGGTTTTAGCTAGGAAAACGCATTTAATATAACATCTTTGTCTTTCAGCTCACTTTCAAGTTCTTTAATGTGTTGGTAAAACTGTGCTTAGAGTTAGTAGTTAAATGATAACTAATCCCTTTAGGGTCAGCAAAAGTGTTAAATTGCTTATGTTTACACAGCATCCATAGAATAAAATAAAGTAAGCATACTTATCCATCTAGTTTATACTAAGATTATTTATTATAGATTGTATAGAGTTATCTTGGATTTTCACATCAGCATCTTGGTCAAAGTAATAAGAAACCATTCTTACACCATCCTGGTCTAATCTATTATAAAAGTAACAAGCATTAACCTGTGTATTTGGACTAGGCATCAATTTGATAAATGGCAATAGTTTAAGGGGTTCATGCCCATCTGCTTCTAGTAAATATAGATTCTCTATTTCCAAGCCATTTATTACTTCAATGGTGTTCTCAACAAAGGTATTTCTAGTTCCTTTTAATAATCTACAATTACAATGATACAATCCAGAACTAAAATGTCCTGTCCCAGGTTGTATTAATTGATAACCTTCATAAATATCTCCTATAACCTTTCTCAAAGCATGTAGTTCTTTTTCTAATAACAATAATCTATTTTCAATTTCAGATATACTTTCAACACCCCCATGACCTTTCCAATCATTTCGATACTCATTTGTTATTCGTAAAATTTTATATATTTCCTTAGAAGAAATCATTTTTATAAAACTTCGCTTTTTATGCTGAAATAGTCTTAAGCTTTGTTCTTCCGAGTCATTTAATAATAGCCTTAACTTTTTTGCAAGGTTTTCACCAATGTGTACCCATGTTCCAAAGGTTGCTCTAGTAAGTTTACTAGTGTCAATAACATAAATATACTTTTCATCTAGGTCTTTTCCATTTTCTTCAAAAGCACTTAGCATTAACACAACTTGAAATTGAGAAAATGCTTCAAAAAAGTGTAATAAAAATTCTTTTTTTGCTGAAGCATCTTCTATTGCATAATACTTATATAATATGGAGGCTAGGGGAAAAGGTAATGTTTCTATCCACTCTGAAAAACCTTCCTCTCTGTTTAACTTTTCTAATTTTTTATTCAAATCAGAATAACTGTTCGGATATACCCATGCCTTATTTTCAATGCTGTACAATTCATTTCTAAATTCATCTATCTTTGTTTGAATATTAAGTACTTCTTGTTGCACTCGTTTATCAGGAAGGTAGAGCTTAGCTTCAATTAATTTCTTACGATTAATCTTCTTAATATACGTCCCACCCATTTGACTTTCTCTTACAAGAATACCTAGTTCAGTATTAAACCATTTTGCGATATAAGTTGCACTGACTTCCTCATTTAAAATAATTTGAAAGTAATTTTGCGGTTTGATTTTCATATCCTCTTGATTATCAACAACTTCTGACAAACCTATATTCGGTAAATAAATCGAATTAGGTCGATGCTCCAAAGTATTACTCCCGTTTGTTAAACGATTAATTTCTACTATAAGGTTTTTCATAGGTGTCTC contains the following coding sequences:
- a CDS encoding TIR domain-containing protein, producing the protein MVKHKTFISYHHENEQNEKDQIIEKFGGEDFIDTSVHEGDIDTSLPEESIMRKIRDDYLKDSTVTLVIIGEETAQRPFINSEIQASLWGSNPNGLLAVATDNLYDNIYIDGTCSGVGCDCKVRVPRNHIHYLPELIFKNREIGRNKDLEDTPCHYNDSQLYCSLTKFSTFMEDPDKFINEAFDKREDLNYEIAKKLSENTPKIQKNSLSSLTDSLFK
- the betA gene encoding choline dehydrogenase; this translates as MNQTYDYVIIGGGSAGSVLGNRLSADKNNSVLVLEAGRNDYFWDLFIQMPAALMFPSGNRFYDWIYSTDPEPYMDGRRVAHARGKVLGGSSSINGMIYQRGNPLDYEKWGSEPGMENWDFAHCLPYFKRLEAAFGADSTDEYRGHHGPIKLKRGPAKNPLFQAFFEAGVEAGYARTPDVNGFRQEGFGPFDSQVHNGRRVSASRAYLRPAMRRKNLTVETRAFVTSINFDGTKAQGVTYQRNGKTYHVNAGEVILSGGAFNTPQLLQLSGVGDADHLRSLGIDPILHLPGVGENLEDHLEVYIQHACPQPVSMQPSLNKAKMPWIGLQWLLGRTGPASSNHFEGGAFVRSNDEVDYPNLMFHFLPLAVRYDGQKAETEHGFQVHVGPMYSNSRGSLKIRSRNPFEHPSIVCNYLSTEEDRREWVEAIRVARDILSQPALKPYTTGEISPGPSVQTDEEILEWVKKDGETALHPSCTAKMGPASDPMAVVDPNTMKVHGLDNVRVVDASAMPTTTNGNIHAPVLMLAEKAADIILGREPMKPEYKDYYRHGIHPEDAGTIEG
- a CDS encoding SAM-dependent DNA methyltransferase encodes the protein MNSKLEQLYQLNDTNGRVIGTDVNELILTGLESNIELSYEDIYELQKKTARFINEVITPEIVTQFMKKAITEDVDVLVPWNVYGELIDVIANRVKNSTLVSKGDKLAKITNLMLKSDKHHIETGDPLRILDEYSEAKFSLICSFPPLGYRVSTEINNQKFNDELNHLLILKSSYLLRENGKMAFVVTENFFKREKKSSILPILEKQGIHLDAAFYLPPGTLTNTGIGTYLAILGHKKFNDLFISELKSENLDQVVENWKNRKESKILQNGKLIDYDSFRSYPNVEKELEIESIVKKSKFKETPMKNLIVEINRLTNGSNTLEHRPNSIYLPNIGLSEVVDNQEDMKIKPQNYFQIILNEEVSATYIAKWFNTELGILVRESQMGGTYIKKINRKKLIEAKLYLPDKRVQQEVLNIQTKIDEFRNELYSIENKAWVYPNSYSDLNKKLEKLNREEGFSEWIETLPFPLASILYKYYAIEDASAKKEFLLHFFEAFSQFQVVLMLSAFEENGKDLDEKYIYVIDTSKLTRATFGTWVHIGENLAKKLRLLLNDSEEQSLRLFQHKKRSFIKMISSKEIYKILRITNEYRNDWKGHGGVESISEIENRLLLLEKELHALRKVIGDIYEGYQLIQPGTGHFSSGLYHCNCRLLKGTRNTFVENTIEVINGLEIENLYLLEADGHEPLKLLPFIKLMPSPNTQVNACYFYNRLDQDGVRMVSYYFDQDADVKIQDNSIQSIINNLSIN